From the Stigmatopora argus isolate UIUO_Sarg chromosome 12, RoL_Sarg_1.0, whole genome shotgun sequence genome, the window AATTATGTGGAAAGTACATCCCTTTCTGCAAGAAAACCATCAAGTAAAAATCTGCTAACTGGCAACTAGACAATCACATCACAAATTGACTTGAGGTTGTGGTCTCACCTCAACTTTACTGAGAAGATCCAGAAGGTTTTCAGGGGCCGGCACGTGCGCTGTGTCCAGCTCGGAGATGTAACAATTGTCCAACTCTTTGTCCCAATAAGCCGTCAGGTTCTGCGTGTGCACAATATACGTTTGATTATAAGCCCAATCACAAGGGGACGCGAGACTACTGACCTTTCTGAAGTCGTGGACAATGTCAGCGGCGTCACCTTTTCCGAAATTGGGCACAGGCACACTGATGAACTGTCCACGTTGTTCTAGTAAAATGCGCACTGCCTCCGAAAACTCCATTCTGTCGCTGGTGAAGCCATCGCTGTAAATCACGTTGCAGTGGAACAGCGTCCCGCCTTCCAGAAGCTGCAAAAGTCACGCAGGTAACAATTAGAGTTCATACGGCAGTTGACGACTAGGTGGCGGCCATATTAAAGCAAGCACCTTGCCCTGCAAAAGCAATGAAGAGATTACATTTAAGATAATTAGCTTGTCTTGCTCTTCAGGTTTTGACTTTGAGATGAGTCGTGATTAGCTTCTATAATGCTCTAaaagtggtactcggacgtttcgtcgaaagacgtttggtccccggacgttgggtcccaggacgtttggtcgaccggacgtttggtcgaccggacgattggtagaacggacgattggtagaacggacgttactgttgaaaccagctctcaaaattataatcattagagagagtgagtttaatatctaaatatctaatatcaaaatatcaacagtaaaccgtcataatttgacagcgagcgaacctggttctaccaaacgtccgttctaccaaacgtccggtcgaccaaacgtccggtcgaccaaacgtccggtcgaccaaacgtccggtcgaccaaacgtccggtcgaccaaacgtccggtcgaccaaacgtccggtcgaccaaacgtccggtcgaccaaacgtccggtcgaccaaacgtccggtcgaccaaacgtccggtcgaccaaacgtccggtcgaccaaacgtccggtcgaccaaacgtccggtcgaccaaacgtccggtcgaccaaacgtccggtcgaccaaacgtccggtcgaccaaacgtccggtcgaccaaacgtccggtcgaccaaacgtccggtcgaccaaacgtccggggaccaaacgtctttcgacgaaacgtccgagtacccactagtctattgctgtcaatggcagctaatggaATGTATTCTGCAagggttaaaaacaaacaaacaaaaaaatcatcatgcATCAAAGGGTTAAGTGATGCATACCCTACCCGAGAAATAAAGAAGTATCGGTAGGTCAAGATGGATCCCAGCAGCAATCCAAGAAGAATGACAACCATAGATAGCCCAATCCACAAGTAGCGGAGCATAAAGGGCTTGGACTTGCAGTCATCTATCTTTTGCTGGTCCTGTTCCTGCAGACAAAACAGGCCACGCGTTACGTCGGGTGTTCGCCAGCCAACAGACGTACTCATCACTCCAGATGGCAACCCACTGTTTGCCGCCTTCAGCGTTCTACTGGCGGAAGACAGGAAACGACGTGGGATACCCATTTATTAATAGACAACGTACGCACATTTTTGGCGTCACGCTTGATTGGCAACAGATACCGACTTAAGGGATTTATACTATTTGGTTCATTTGGTCAATTCATTTCAGAATTTTACTGCAATTGCCATTAGTAGTGAAATATATACAACATATTATATTAAAAGTATGGAATTAatttagcattttaaaaaatgttctacTTTTAAAATAACCTGTTGTGACTAACCAGGCCATCGTCATGACCTAAAATgttgtcataaaaaaataaaacatcatcaAGCGTCAAAgccattatataaaaaaaaaagacatggccTTACAAAAATCAATGTCCTTATAAAACAATACCATGACAGCGAAACAAACATCTGCCATTATAAATCAAAGCCATCACAGAGATCACCactttggtttaaaaaatttaaaaaataatcaaaggaattatatattatataaaaatgtaatatcGCTTGGTGATTGTTGTGGCAAATTTATCACAGTCCAGATaacagccttttttttaaccatagcTGCTTGCTGCTAATTTTCATCATACATAATTgaattttatattgatttttattcttattttccccttttattatGATTAAATAACTTTCTAAACTAGATTTAGTCtacttgaaagcaaaaaaacactAGGAAAATCACTGAGATTGGCAAAAATCACAATacattttcccaattttaaaaaaatgtgattttcaattAATAATGCACATTAATTAACATCAATTTCCAAATGACTGGAAATTTAATACCACTCCAAATTATACATTCTATAAGACACAAAATCAACCTTTTGTACTCTTGAAAacggcaaaaaatatatacaatttcTTTTTCCCGAATAAATTCCAAGAGGTGTCTCAAAAGTGTCATACTTACGAGTTCCGATATGATGATGCGCTCACTCGTCTCTTTGCAGTCTTTCGCCGCAGACACTGGATGGAAAGTCAGCCTGACCATTTTGCACGATGTCGCTTCGGTTGGCTCACTTGATTACTTATGACTTTGCTCCCTAAATCGCGCTTGAAATTTTATAGCCAGCGACCACCAGTCGTGACGTCTATTGTGACGAGCGCGTCGCAAATGTGTGGGTATCCAAAAAGGAGCCGCCCCATCGTAATCAAATAAGAGCACGCGGTCGCGTCATTTCCTGTCAAACGGCGTTTAAAGCAATCTTGACGGCTTCGGACGACTCCGCATAAAAGCTACCAAGGGATTCGTAACGACTAAACGTGATGGTCGCTGTCGTTGACTTCCATCGTAAGACGTCCTGCTTTTATTCTGAAGGCATCAGCCACATATGGTGGTgttccgtgtttttttgcgtaCTACTACCACCACGCGTGGGTGACGTCATCATCCGGAAGCGCAACTTTGTGTAACTTTGCTGCAAGTGCGCCAGTTTGGCATCGTTCACTTGCTTGgcatgaaaatgaacaaaagcgTAACCACCATCATGTTTGACCATCAAGAACATGACAGTCCATATAAGGCAAAATAAGCAATGAATAGGTTTAATAAATCTAATGGTCAACATCTTGAGGCCTAAATTTACATTTAGCTCTTCCAATGCAATGCCCAATCATGGGGTAACAAATCGGCCTCCTACTGTCAACTGAATGAGTTTATTACTTgtagacgtccaacccattttaaCTAGGAGGGTGGtcctttgttcatttgctgctaggcctcccacttcaaatgaattggacatctatcatggttaatggcagccatagggttaacaaatatacataaagCATTGGGGAAATACATGAGAAAATAAGAAAACGGATATCAATTTCTAGACAATGACATTGGGAAAATAcatcttaaaatgaaaaaatcccccccaaataaAATAATGCCAAAGATTTTTTACATACAATTTCTTAGTATcaggtcacattttttttaactacttgACTTGAGTCTACTGTTTTTGGTAATTATCCACACTCTCAGCACATTCCTCCTAACAAAACTGGGATAACTGAGTCAGGTTTATCAGTTGACATTATCACACAATTTAACATATtagcgtattttccgcactataaggcacacagaaTATAAGGCGCatctttaatgaataaaatttgtttcgtttttatttatgaggtgcatcggattataaggcacagcagtagtagtggtggtggtagtagggaatcatgttatacatccactaggtggagctgtagtagtagtgtttaGTTGtcttatacatcaactagaatCTAGTTACTAGATGGGGCTGTggtaaagggaatttcatacaatgattaaccaatattgatccatatatgtGTTTATACCCCTTATAGTGCTGAAAATATGGCAAATAATTTGGGTAATCCTGACTGATCTGTTATAAGAGGGGTTTAGTCTGATTTTACTTCAGACAGTAAGACAAAAAGGGGTTTTTATATAGCCAGCAGGCATCTTAAGGGTAGCTGATGTAACATTTCAAGTAAGCGTATGTTAACATTTCCGTTTAACACAAgttgttttttcttgtttaacA encodes:
- the LOC144086035 gene encoding integral membrane protein 2C-like, yielding MLRYLWIGLSMVVILLGLLLGSILTYRYFFISRLLEGGTLFHCNVIYSDGFTSDRMEFSEAVRILLEQRGQFISVPVPNFGKGDAADIVHDFRKNLTAYWDKELDNCYISELDTAHVPAPENLLDLLSKVEKGMYFPHNYMIREELVVTGRTKNLGSPIMDEMCHNKDTYLLAKRRKSSRASRKRRSREDCRIIHHFESPYLMETVICS